A part of Mycolicibacterium sp. TUM20985 genomic DNA contains:
- a CDS encoding TIGR02569 family protein — MSADMPPEHVLAAFGLTGVRPVPLGSSWEGGWRCGEVVLSMVADHARAAWSAKVRETLFVDGVRLARPVRSTDGRYVVAGWRADTFVTGTPEPRHDEVVSAAVRLHEATAKLERPRFLTQPPGSPWSDVDVFIAADRAAWEERPLHSLPPGAMVAPGGADGQRSVELIAQLAALRRPTRGPSQLVHGDLYGTVLFAGTAAPGITDITPYWRPASWAAGVVVVDALAWGEADDGLVERWAPLPEWPQMLLRALMFRLAVHALHPRSTAAAFPGLARTAALVRLIL; from the coding sequence GTGAGTGCCGACATGCCGCCTGAACACGTGCTGGCGGCGTTCGGTCTGACGGGTGTCCGGCCCGTACCCCTGGGTTCGAGCTGGGAGGGCGGCTGGCGCTGCGGTGAGGTCGTGCTCTCGATGGTCGCCGACCACGCGCGTGCGGCCTGGTCGGCGAAGGTCCGAGAGACGCTGTTCGTCGACGGGGTGCGGTTGGCGCGCCCGGTCCGCTCGACCGACGGTCGCTACGTCGTCGCCGGGTGGCGCGCCGACACGTTCGTCACCGGGACGCCGGAACCGCGGCACGACGAGGTCGTCTCGGCAGCGGTCCGCTTGCACGAAGCCACCGCCAAGCTGGAACGCCCACGATTCCTGACGCAGCCGCCAGGATCGCCGTGGTCGGACGTCGACGTCTTCATCGCCGCCGACCGCGCCGCGTGGGAGGAGCGACCGCTGCATTCGCTGCCGCCCGGTGCCATGGTGGCGCCGGGAGGTGCGGACGGACAGCGCTCGGTGGAGTTGATCGCCCAGCTGGCCGCGCTGCGACGTCCGACGCGCGGCCCCAGCCAGCTGGTCCACGGTGACCTGTACGGCACGGTGCTCTTCGCCGGCACCGCGGCGCCGGGGATCACCGACATCACGCCCTACTGGCGGCCGGCGTCGTGGGCTGCGGGCGTCGTGGTGGTCGATGCGCTGGCCTGGGGTGAGGCCGACGATGGTCTGGTCGAGCGCTGGGCGCCGCTGCCGGAATGGCCGCAGATGTTGTTGCGGGCCTTGATGTTCCGTTTGGCAGTGCACGCACTGCATCCGCGCTCGACGGCGGCGGCGTTCCCGGGTCTCGCCCGCACCGCCGCGCTGGTGCGGCTGATCCTCTAG
- a CDS encoding MGMT family protein — protein MAAITDAQVETVRALVASIPSGKVSTYGDIADAARLSSPRIVAWIMRTDSSDLPWHRVIRSSGRPAPHLETRQLELLRAEGVLAADGRVALCEVRHAF, from the coding sequence GTGGCCGCGATCACCGACGCACAGGTGGAGACGGTCCGCGCACTGGTGGCGTCGATACCGTCGGGGAAGGTCTCCACCTACGGCGACATCGCGGACGCGGCGCGACTCTCCAGCCCCCGCATCGTCGCGTGGATCATGCGGACGGATTCCTCCGACCTGCCGTGGCACCGGGTGATCAGGTCATCGGGCCGGCCCGCGCCGCACCTCGAGACGCGCCAGTTGGAACTCCTGCGGGCCGAGGGCGTGCTCGCCGCGGACGGCCGCGTGGCCCTCTGCGAGGTCCGCCACGCGTTCTAG
- a CDS encoding DUF3107 domain-containing protein, with amino-acid sequence MEVKIGVTDSPRELVLQSVQTPAEVEELVVAALGQDSGVLALTDEKGRRFLVQNTRIAYVEIGAADHRRVGFGIGATAAAVADKLS; translated from the coding sequence GTGGAGGTCAAGATCGGCGTCACCGACAGTCCGCGCGAGCTGGTGCTGCAGAGCGTGCAAACGCCCGCCGAGGTGGAGGAGTTGGTGGTTGCGGCACTGGGCCAGGACTCCGGCGTCCTCGCGCTCACCGACGAGAAGGGCCGCCGCTTCCTGGTGCAGAACACGCGGATCGCCTACGTGGAGATCGGCGCAGCCGACCACAGGCGGGTCGGATTCGGTATCGGCGCCACGGCTGCCGCCGTCGCGGACAAGCTCAGCTAG
- the moeZ gene encoding adenylyltransferase/sulfurtransferase MoeZ, with protein sequence MSTPLPPLVEPAAELTREEVSRYSRHLIIPDLGVDGQKRLKNARVLVIGAGGLGSPALLYLAAAGVGTIGIVEFDVVDESNLQRQIIHGQSDIGRSKAESAKDSIKEINPLVDVRLHEVRLEPDNAIELFEQYDLILDGTDNFATRYLVNDAAVLAGKPYVWGSIYRFEGQVSVFWEDAPNGLGLNYRDLYPEPPPPGMVPSCAEGGVLGILCASIASVMGTEAIKLLTGIGDPLLGRLMVYDALDMTYRTIKIRKDPATPKITELIDYEAFCGVVSDEAAEAAADSTVTPRELRDMLDSGRKVALIDVREPVEWDINHIDGAELIPKSLIESGDGLTRLPHDRTPVLYCKTGIRSAEALAAVKKAGFADALHLQGGIVAWARQLEPDMVMY encoded by the coding sequence GTGTCAACACCGCTACCGCCGCTGGTTGAGCCCGCGGCCGAGCTGACGCGCGAAGAGGTTTCGCGCTACAGCCGCCATCTGATCATTCCCGACCTCGGCGTCGACGGTCAGAAACGTCTGAAGAACGCCCGCGTGCTGGTCATCGGCGCAGGTGGGCTCGGCTCGCCGGCACTGCTCTACCTGGCCGCGGCGGGCGTCGGAACCATCGGCATCGTCGAATTCGACGTCGTCGACGAGTCCAATCTGCAACGGCAGATCATTCACGGGCAGTCCGACATCGGTCGCTCGAAGGCCGAGAGCGCCAAGGACTCGATCAAGGAGATCAATCCGCTGGTCGATGTGCGCTTGCACGAGGTCCGGCTCGAGCCCGACAACGCCATCGAGCTGTTCGAGCAGTACGACCTGATCCTGGACGGCACCGACAACTTCGCCACCCGCTATTTGGTCAATGACGCGGCAGTCCTGGCGGGCAAGCCGTACGTGTGGGGTTCGATCTACCGCTTCGAAGGTCAGGTGTCGGTGTTCTGGGAGGACGCGCCGAACGGACTTGGGCTGAATTACCGCGACCTGTATCCAGAACCGCCACCACCGGGGATGGTCCCGTCGTGCGCCGAGGGCGGTGTGCTCGGCATTCTCTGCGCCTCGATCGCGTCGGTGATGGGCACGGAGGCCATCAAGCTGCTGACGGGTATCGGCGATCCACTGCTCGGCAGGCTGATGGTCTACGACGCGCTGGACATGACGTACCGCACCATCAAGATCCGCAAGGACCCCGCGACGCCGAAGATCACCGAGCTGATCGACTACGAGGCGTTCTGCGGCGTGGTGTCCGACGAGGCAGCCGAGGCGGCCGCCGATTCCACCGTCACCCCCCGCGAGCTGCGCGACATGCTCGACTCGGGTCGCAAGGTAGCGTTGATCGACGTCCGCGAGCCGGTCGAATGGGACATCAACCACATCGACGGGGCCGAGTTGATCCCCAAGTCCCTCATCGAGTCCGGCGACGGGCTCACCAGGTTGCCGCACGATCGCACGCCCGTCCTGTACTGCAAGACCGGCATTCGCTCCGCCGAGGCGTTGGCCGCGGTGAAGAAGGCCGGGTTCGCCGATGCACTGCACCTGCAGGGTGGGATCGTCGCGTGGGCGCGGCAACTCGAACCCGACATGGTCATGTACTGA
- a CDS encoding alpha/beta fold hydrolase: MNDVLNIRRFGPQKPAQILLIHGLTGHGQRWETLATQHLPEYAIRAPDLIGHGRSTWAAPWTIDANVAALAGLLDAEAQGPVWVVGHSFGGALALNLASARPELVAGLVLLDPAVGLDGDWMREIADAMLASPDFADRAEARADKTSGSWGEVEASELERELDEHLVDLPNGRVGWRIGVPAMMSYWSELARPITLPRKGTPTTLVRATRTTPAYASVELIAALGARLEDDFSLVDFDCDHMVAQARPEETAALIRERVG, translated from the coding sequence GTGAACGACGTCCTGAACATACGGCGCTTCGGCCCGCAGAAGCCGGCGCAGATCCTGTTGATCCACGGCCTCACCGGACACGGCCAGCGCTGGGAGACCCTTGCCACGCAACACCTGCCGGAGTACGCGATCCGTGCGCCCGACCTGATCGGGCACGGCCGGTCGACGTGGGCGGCACCGTGGACCATCGACGCCAACGTGGCGGCGCTGGCCGGCCTCCTCGATGCCGAGGCGCAGGGTCCCGTCTGGGTCGTCGGACACTCGTTCGGCGGTGCGCTCGCGCTGAACTTGGCGTCCGCCCGGCCCGAGCTGGTGGCGGGCCTGGTGTTGCTCGACCCCGCGGTGGGCCTCGACGGCGACTGGATGCGCGAGATCGCCGACGCGATGCTGGCCTCCCCCGACTTCGCCGACCGCGCCGAGGCCCGGGCCGACAAGACGTCGGGTTCCTGGGGTGAGGTCGAGGCCTCGGAATTGGAACGCGAGCTCGACGAGCACCTCGTCGACCTGCCGAACGGCCGGGTCGGCTGGCGGATCGGCGTTCCCGCCATGATGTCCTACTGGAGCGAGTTGGCACGCCCGATCACGCTGCCGCGCAAGGGAACACCGACCACCCTCGTCCGAGCCACTCGAACCACTCCCGCCTACGCCTCCGTCGAACTCATCGCGGCGCTCGGCGCTCGATTGGAGGACGACTTCAGCCTGGTGGACTTCGACTGCGATCACATGGTGGCGCAGGCCCGACCCGAGGAGACCGCGGCCCTGATCCGCGAGCGGGTGGGCTAG
- a CDS encoding DUF3152 domain-containing protein — protein MTYDPGRRRGERSDGNFVGGGRQPVLRSEWREPLRAQRDPLAEDGGRPRANRDEHQQWRKQSWLGRFVSTYGWRAYALPVLAVITVLVVYQTLTGATTPSEPVAAEGPVQGPPTIGVASTAIIGAPPKGMTQFDANLPTGILPAGGPFTEAGARTWHIVPGTSPKVGEGTTKSFTYTVEVEDGVDTTSVGGDEAFARMVSETLTNPKSWTHNPQIAFTRIDDPAQVPDFRVSLTSPMTVREGCGYDIPLEASCYNPAYGGDQSRVLVNEARWVRGAVPFQGDIGSYRQYLINHEVGHAIGYQKHEPCAENGALAPVMMQQTFSTSNDDDARFDPESVQPDGKVCRFNPWPYPIA, from the coding sequence GTGACCTACGACCCGGGGCGTCGCCGGGGCGAGCGCAGCGACGGGAATTTCGTAGGCGGCGGTCGTCAGCCCGTGCTGCGCAGCGAGTGGAGGGAACCCCTGCGCGCGCAGCGCGACCCGCTGGCCGAGGACGGCGGCCGACCGCGAGCCAATCGCGACGAGCATCAGCAGTGGCGCAAGCAGTCCTGGCTGGGCCGATTCGTGTCGACCTATGGCTGGCGGGCCTACGCCCTCCCCGTTCTGGCGGTCATCACGGTGCTCGTCGTCTACCAGACGCTGACGGGCGCCACGACCCCCTCCGAGCCGGTGGCCGCCGAGGGCCCGGTGCAGGGCCCACCCACGATCGGGGTGGCGAGCACGGCGATCATCGGCGCCCCGCCCAAGGGCATGACGCAGTTCGACGCGAATCTGCCAACGGGCATCCTGCCTGCGGGTGGCCCCTTCACCGAAGCCGGAGCCAGGACCTGGCACATCGTGCCCGGCACGTCACCGAAGGTCGGCGAGGGTACGACGAAGTCGTTCACCTACACCGTCGAGGTCGAGGACGGCGTCGACACCACGTCCGTCGGTGGTGACGAGGCCTTCGCCCGGATGGTCAGCGAGACACTGACCAACCCGAAGAGCTGGACGCACAACCCGCAGATCGCGTTCACCCGTATCGACGACCCTGCGCAGGTGCCGGATTTCCGCGTCTCGCTCACCTCGCCCATGACGGTGCGCGAGGGATGCGGTTACGACATCCCGCTCGAGGCGTCGTGCTACAACCCGGCCTATGGGGGCGACCAGTCGCGGGTGCTCGTCAACGAGGCCCGCTGGGTCCGCGGCGCCGTGCCCTTCCAGGGCGACATCGGTTCCTACCGTCAGTACCTGATCAACCACGAGGTCGGGCATGCCATCGGCTACCAGAAGCACGAGCCGTGCGCCGAGAACGGTGCGCTGGCCCCGGTGATGATGCAGCAGACCTTCTCGACCAGTAACGACGACGACGCGCGGTTCGACCCCGAGTCGGTGCAGCCCGACGGCAAGGTGTGCCGGTTCAACCCCTGGCCATACCCGATCGCCTAA
- a CDS encoding TetR/AcrR family transcriptional regulator codes for MSDIANTAERKGQPASETVATGGNRRGNRLPRDERRGQLLVAASEIFVDRGYHAAGMDEIADRAGVSKPVLYQHFSSKLELYLAVLERHVDNLVSGVRQALRTTTDNRQRLRAAVGAFFDFIEHDGQGYRLIFENDYVTEPQVSAQVKVATEACTDAVFELISSDSGLEAHRARMIAVGLVSTSVDCARYWLNSDRPISKDAAVDGTVQFAWGGLSHVPLTRF; via the coding sequence ATGAGCGACATCGCCAACACCGCCGAGAGGAAGGGTCAACCAGCGAGCGAAACCGTTGCGACCGGCGGGAATCGGCGTGGCAACCGCTTGCCACGCGACGAGCGGCGCGGCCAGTTGCTCGTCGCGGCCAGCGAGATCTTCGTCGACCGCGGCTATCACGCCGCGGGCATGGACGAGATCGCCGACCGGGCAGGTGTGAGCAAACCGGTTCTCTATCAACACTTCTCGTCGAAGCTCGAGTTGTACCTCGCGGTCCTGGAGCGGCACGTCGACAACCTGGTGTCCGGGGTGCGGCAGGCACTGCGGACCACCACCGACAACCGGCAGCGGTTGCGTGCAGCAGTTGGCGCGTTCTTCGACTTCATCGAGCACGACGGCCAGGGTTACCGCCTGATCTTCGAGAACGACTACGTCACCGAACCTCAGGTGTCGGCTCAGGTGAAGGTGGCCACGGAGGCCTGCACCGACGCGGTGTTCGAACTGATCAGCAGTGATTCCGGGCTGGAGGCGCACCGAGCCAGGATGATCGCCGTCGGGCTGGTCTCGACGAGTGTCGACTGCGCGCGCTACTGGCTGAACTCCGACCGGCCGATCTCGAAGGACGCCGCGGTCGACGGCACGGTGCAGTTCGCCTGGGGCGGACTGTCACACGTGCCGCTGACCCGTTTCTAG
- a CDS encoding ferritin-like fold-containing protein gives MTPTQPAVPTEQTVNPSAGGGVSVEHPGITQLFAVLAYGEVAAFYRLADEARMAPNLAGRINLASMAAAEMNHYELLRDALTKRGVDVVAVMTKYASALENYHRLTTPSTWLEALVKTYIGDALAADFYLEIADALPDDAAGVVRGVLAETGHSQFVVAEVKAAIRASEKQRHRLALWSRRLLGEAITQAQYVLAEHDELVDLVVSSGDGLGRLSEFFDRLQKTHQARVRELGLVA, from the coding sequence ATGACCCCGACGCAGCCAGCGGTCCCGACCGAGCAGACGGTGAACCCCTCGGCCGGGGGTGGGGTGTCGGTCGAGCACCCGGGCATCACCCAACTCTTCGCGGTCCTGGCCTACGGCGAGGTGGCCGCGTTCTATCGGCTCGCCGACGAGGCGCGGATGGCGCCCAATCTGGCCGGCCGCATCAACCTCGCCAGCATGGCCGCCGCCGAGATGAACCATTACGAGCTCCTGCGTGACGCCCTGACCAAGCGGGGTGTCGACGTCGTCGCGGTGATGACGAAATACGCGTCCGCACTGGAGAACTACCACCGTCTGACCACGCCGAGCACCTGGCTGGAGGCGTTGGTCAAGACCTACATCGGCGACGCGCTGGCGGCCGACTTCTATCTGGAGATCGCCGACGCGTTGCCCGACGACGCGGCTGGCGTCGTGCGCGGGGTGCTCGCCGAGACGGGTCACTCCCAATTCGTCGTAGCGGAGGTCAAGGCCGCGATCCGCGCCAGCGAGAAGCAGCGCCACCGTCTCGCCCTATGGTCGCGACGGCTGCTGGGCGAGGCCATCACCCAGGCCCAGTACGTGCTCGCGGAGCATGACGAGCTGGTGGATCTGGTGGTGTCCAGCGGCGACGGTCTAGGTCGCTTGTCGGAGTTCTTCGATCGCCTGCAGAAGACGCACCAGGCCCGGGTCCGGGAGCTCGGACTCGTCGCCTGA
- a CDS encoding ATP-dependent helicase — protein MPSPRTALSPTALTDPGLRGTVRVVGGPGTGKSTLLVDTAAQRIAAGTDPESVLLLTGSAKLSALARATVTAALLGGPRRCAVREPMIRTVHSYAFAVLKLAAQRNGDPPPRLITSAEQDGIIRELLAGDLEDGADASVRWPRHLMPALGTVGFANELRDLLARCTERGVEPAALQRIGRRAGRDEWVAAGRFAQVYEQVMLLRSAVGMAAPQATVPALGAAELVGAALEAFAADPDLLAAERGRIRLLLVDDAQNLDPQAALLVRVLAAGADLALIAGDPNQSVFGYRGADPALLGDGDHPTVILTESHRCASAVARAVTGLATRLPGVDDARSLTAANDRAGSLAVRITASERAESSAIADALRRAHLVDGVPWSQMAVIVRSVPRAGAALTRALTAAGVPVDQQASTGPLAGQPAVAALLTVLDVIADGLDGDRALTLLTGPIGRVDPVSLRQLRRTLRRADSDHPPREFGALLVDALDPDLPVGGDVPDQLARALKRVRKVLAAARRSDADGSDPRFTLWQAWHHTGLQRRWLTLAERTGTVGVQAGRDLDGVTALFDVAEQYVTHTTGASLTGVVDHVRAMVLPPADGGTARPGEAVTLLSAHGALGREWDFVVIAGLQEGLWPNVVPRGGVLATQQLVDVLDGIADGTSTRAPLLAEERRLLIAALGRARTRVLVTAVDGDQGDDAMLPSPFCDELMALATERPDENAEPLRAPRVLAPSAVVGRLRAVACAPEGAVEDAVRACAAAQLARLAEAGVPGSAPAQWYATTTASTEQPLWADDGHVVTLSPSTVQTLADCPLRWLLERHGGSDGRDVRSALGTLVHALVSDPLKTEGQMLAELESVWAGLPFDAQWHAANELDRHRMMLTAFLEWRARTRHELTEVGTEVDVDGVVAAADAGQPGVRVRGRVDRLERDAEGRLVVVDVKTGKSPVSKDDAQRHAQLAMYQLAIAEGVLPQGDEAGGGRLVYLGKIGAAGATERDQNPMTFDGRDEWRDRVRQAAGATQGPKFVARVNDGCAHCPVRAMCPAQAASGGRS, from the coding sequence ATGCCCTCACCGCGAACCGCACTGTCGCCCACCGCGCTGACCGACCCCGGTCTCCGTGGCACCGTGCGCGTGGTCGGTGGGCCTGGCACGGGGAAGAGCACGCTGCTCGTCGACACCGCGGCGCAGCGCATCGCCGCCGGGACCGATCCGGAATCCGTTCTGTTGCTGACCGGTTCGGCGAAGCTCAGCGCACTGGCCCGCGCCACGGTGACGGCGGCGCTGCTGGGCGGGCCCAGGCGCTGCGCGGTGCGCGAACCGATGATCCGCACCGTCCACTCGTACGCCTTCGCGGTGCTCAAGCTGGCCGCGCAGCGCAACGGCGATCCGCCGCCACGGTTGATCACCAGCGCCGAGCAGGACGGCATCATCCGCGAGCTGCTCGCTGGCGATCTCGAAGACGGCGCCGACGCCTCGGTGCGGTGGCCCCGGCATCTGATGCCGGCGCTGGGCACGGTCGGGTTCGCCAACGAGCTGCGCGATCTCTTGGCGCGCTGTACCGAGCGCGGTGTGGAACCCGCTGCGCTGCAACGCATCGGCCGCCGGGCGGGGCGGGACGAGTGGGTGGCGGCGGGTCGGTTCGCGCAGGTGTACGAGCAGGTCATGCTGCTCCGCTCGGCGGTCGGCATGGCGGCACCGCAGGCCACCGTCCCCGCGCTGGGGGCAGCCGAGTTGGTCGGCGCTGCCCTCGAGGCCTTCGCCGCCGACCCCGACCTGCTGGCCGCCGAGCGGGGCCGAATTCGTCTGCTCCTGGTCGACGACGCGCAGAACCTCGACCCTCAGGCCGCGCTGCTGGTACGGGTGCTGGCGGCGGGCGCCGACCTCGCGCTGATCGCCGGCGATCCGAACCAGTCGGTGTTCGGCTACCGCGGTGCCGATCCCGCGCTGCTCGGCGACGGTGACCACCCCACGGTCATCCTCACCGAGTCGCACCGCTGCGCCTCCGCCGTCGCGCGAGCCGTCACCGGACTCGCCACGCGGCTACCGGGGGTCGACGACGCCAGGAGCCTGACCGCCGCCAATGATCGCGCGGGGTCGCTGGCAGTGCGCATCACTGCGTCCGAACGGGCCGAATCCTCCGCGATCGCCGACGCCTTGCGTCGGGCACACCTCGTCGACGGCGTGCCGTGGTCGCAGATGGCGGTCATCGTCCGGTCGGTGCCGCGCGCCGGAGCCGCGCTCACGCGGGCGCTGACCGCCGCGGGGGTCCCCGTCGACCAGCAGGCGTCGACGGGTCCGCTGGCCGGGCAACCGGCGGTGGCCGCACTGCTGACGGTGCTCGACGTCATCGCCGACGGTCTCGACGGCGACCGCGCCCTGACGCTGCTGACTGGGCCGATCGGCCGGGTGGACCCGGTGTCGCTGCGGCAGTTGCGACGCACCCTGCGCCGCGCGGACTCCGACCACCCGCCGCGCGAGTTCGGAGCCCTGCTCGTCGATGCCCTCGATCCCGACCTACCCGTCGGCGGTGACGTGCCCGACCAATTGGCCAGGGCTCTCAAGCGCGTTCGCAAGGTGCTGGCCGCGGCGCGCCGCAGCGACGCCGACGGGTCGGATCCCCGGTTCACGCTGTGGCAGGCGTGGCATCACACCGGGTTGCAGCGGCGGTGGCTGACGTTGGCCGAGCGGACCGGGACCGTCGGGGTCCAGGCAGGCCGCGACCTCGACGGCGTCACGGCGCTGTTCGACGTCGCCGAGCAGTACGTCACCCACACCACGGGGGCCTCGCTGACCGGCGTCGTCGACCACGTCCGGGCGATGGTGCTGCCCCCGGCCGACGGCGGGACCGCTCGCCCCGGTGAGGCGGTCACCCTGCTCTCGGCGCATGGCGCCCTCGGCCGCGAATGGGACTTCGTCGTGATCGCGGGACTTCAGGAAGGGTTGTGGCCCAACGTCGTTCCGCGCGGGGGAGTGCTCGCCACCCAGCAGCTGGTGGACGTTCTCGACGGTATCGCCGACGGCACCTCCACCCGGGCGCCGCTGCTCGCCGAGGAGCGCCGGCTGTTGATCGCCGCGCTCGGCCGGGCGCGCACGCGCGTGCTGGTGACCGCCGTCGACGGAGACCAGGGTGACGACGCGATGCTGCCCTCGCCGTTCTGTGACGAGCTGATGGCGTTGGCGACGGAGCGTCCCGATGAGAACGCCGAGCCGCTCCGCGCGCCGCGAGTGCTTGCGCCGTCCGCAGTGGTGGGCAGGTTGCGCGCGGTGGCGTGTGCGCCCGAGGGTGCGGTCGAGGACGCGGTGCGTGCCTGTGCTGCAGCGCAATTGGCCCGGTTGGCCGAGGCGGGGGTGCCGGGGTCCGCGCCGGCCCAATGGTATGCCACCACCACCGCGTCGACCGAGCAGCCGCTGTGGGCCGACGACGGGCACGTCGTGACGCTGTCCCCCTCCACCGTGCAGACGCTCGCCGACTGCCCGCTGCGCTGGTTGCTGGAACGTCACGGCGGCAGCGATGGCCGTGACGTGCGCTCCGCGCTCGGGACCCTGGTGCACGCGTTGGTATCCGATCCGCTCAAGACCGAGGGGCAGATGCTGGCGGAGCTCGAATCGGTATGGGCGGGACTGCCCTTCGACGCTCAATGGCATGCGGCGAACGAACTGGATCGCCACCGGATGATGCTGACCGCGTTCCTCGAGTGGCGGGCCAGGACGCGCCACGAGCTCACCGAGGTGGGCACCGAGGTCGACGTCGACGGGGTCGTGGCAGCCGCGGATGCCGGCCAGCCGGGCGTGCGGGTCCGCGGCCGCGTCGACAGGTTGGAGCGCGACGCCGAGGGCAGGCTCGTCGTCGTCGACGTCAAGACCGGCAAGAGTCCGGTCAGCAAGGACGATGCGCAGCGGCACGCTCAGCTCGCCATGTACCAGCTCGCGATCGCCGAAGGCGTTCTGCCCCAGGGTGACGAAGCCGGCGGCGGTCGGCTGGTGTACCTCGGCAAGATCGGTGCGGCGGGTGCCACCGAACGCGACCAGAACCCGATGACGTTCGACGGTCGCGACGAGTGGCGCGATCGGGTCCGGCAGGCCGCGGGCGCTACGCAGGGCCCGAAGTTCGTGGCCCGCGTCAACGACGGCTGCGCGCACTGCCCGGTGCGCGCGATGTGTCCCGCCCAGGCCGCGTCGGGAGGACGCTCGTG
- a CDS encoding MmpS family transport accessory protein — protein MDRYSTYSRTSTTARNAGSTDGRGTRRTGGYTDVETDNETDVVDGGAAYRRRPETSYGAADYDVRDYDAYEAYGDADDDDDIYEYEDPIDRRWIWVAGVAGAILLIAVICTVVILGGGDSGSVSKTIAATTPTTAAQDAVTTAPPAMTSVAPPPAPLAPLSPETVTTIAPSPSASVLSPAPAAPAEVAPLSPRTVTYQVTGSRPLLDLVTIVYTDAQGALQTEFNAALPWSRTVTLDPGVELKSVIATSLTGQLNCAVTDASGATIVAQTTNSMIATCTK, from the coding sequence ATGGACAGGTACTCAACGTATTCGAGGACATCGACGACGGCGCGCAACGCGGGCTCGACGGACGGCCGCGGCACGCGACGGACCGGCGGCTACACCGATGTCGAGACCGACAACGAGACCGACGTCGTCGACGGTGGCGCGGCCTACCGACGCCGCCCCGAAACCTCCTACGGAGCCGCCGACTACGACGTCCGCGACTACGACGCGTACGAGGCCTACGGCGACGCCGACGATGACGACGACATCTACGAGTACGAAGACCCCATCGACCGCCGGTGGATCTGGGTCGCGGGCGTCGCGGGCGCGATCCTGCTGATCGCGGTCATCTGCACCGTGGTGATCCTCGGCGGGGGCGACAGCGGCTCGGTGTCCAAGACCATCGCCGCCACCACGCCCACCACGGCGGCCCAGGACGCCGTCACGACCGCTCCACCCGCGATGACGTCCGTGGCGCCGCCGCCCGCACCGCTGGCGCCGCTGTCCCCCGAGACGGTCACCACGATCGCGCCGAGCCCGAGCGCCAGCGTCCTCAGCCCCGCCCCCGCCGCTCCGGCCGAGGTCGCGCCCCTGTCGCCGCGGACCGTCACCTATCAGGTCACCGGCAGCCGACCACTCCTCGACCTGGTCACGATCGTCTACACCGATGCGCAGGGGGCCCTGCAGACGGAGTTCAACGCCGCCCTGCCATGGTCGCGGACCGTCACGCTGGACCCCGGCGTGGAGCTGAAGTCGGTCATCGCCACCAGCCTGACCGGTCAGCTCAACTGCGCGGTCACCGATGCGAGCGGCGCGACGATCGTCGCCCAGACCACCAACTCGATGATCGCCACCTGTACCAAGTAG